A part of Pseudomonas sp. HR96 genomic DNA contains:
- the pgsA gene encoding CDP-diacylglycerol--glycerol-3-phosphate 3-phosphatidyltransferase: MNIPNLITVLRVVLIPIFILLFYLPYTWSYTAASSVFAFAAATDWLDGYLARRLEQSTPFGAFLDPVADKLMVAVALVLLVQEHANVWLTLPAAVIIGREIVISALREWMAELGARAQVAVSNLGKWKTAAQMLALVILLANPSTATFWVITGYALLMVAAGLTLWSMVQYLRAAWPHLRVDAQKK; the protein is encoded by the coding sequence ATGAACATCCCGAACCTGATTACCGTGCTTCGCGTCGTGCTGATTCCGATCTTCATCCTGCTGTTCTATCTGCCGTACACCTGGAGTTATACGGCGGCCAGCTCGGTGTTCGCGTTCGCGGCAGCCACTGACTGGCTCGACGGCTACCTGGCCCGCCGACTGGAGCAGAGCACCCCGTTCGGCGCCTTTCTCGACCCTGTCGCCGACAAGTTGATGGTCGCGGTCGCCTTGGTATTGCTGGTGCAGGAACACGCCAACGTCTGGCTGACCCTGCCGGCGGCCGTCATCATCGGCCGTGAAATCGTCATCTCCGCGCTGCGCGAATGGATGGCGGAGCTCGGTGCCCGGGCCCAGGTGGCCGTGTCCAACCTGGGTAAATGGAAAACCGCCGCGCAGATGTTGGCCCTGGTCATCCTGCTCGCCAACCCGTCCACCGCCACTTTCTGGGTGATCACCGGATACGCACTGTTGATGGTCGCTGCGGGCCTGACCCTGTGGTCCATGGTGCAATACCTGCGCGCTGCCTGGCCGCACCTGCGCGTGGACGCGCAAAAGAAATAA
- a CDS encoding MFS transporter yields MNATAPPLAPFSRYQKFVVGLLATLQFAVIIDFMLMAPLGAMIMPALSMSARQFGLVVSAYAFSAGLAGLLTAGFADRFDRKKLLLFFYMGFVVGTLWCGLANSFELLLLARIVTGIFAGVIGSIVLAIAADLFAPQSRGRVMGVIQTAFAASQVLGLPVGLYLANHWSWHAPFLLLAALGLAGGLVILLAMRPVADHLTAPQEHSAMRHLLNTLSTRRHWAAFATTALLTTGGFMLMPFSSAYTVNNLGIDITSLPTVYLLTGLCTIVTGPLIGRASDAFGKLPVFYVGSALTIVMVIIYTHLPVVALPVVILVNVILFVGIFSRLIPFQAMVAGVPDPTHRGAFNAVSSAIQQLSGGFASLIAGHIVLIGSDGKLQHFDAVGYILVATTLVAGFLAWQVKRGLDARA; encoded by the coding sequence ATGAACGCCACCGCTCCCCCGCTTGCGCCCTTTTCCCGCTATCAGAAATTCGTCGTCGGCCTGCTGGCCACTTTGCAATTCGCCGTCATCATCGACTTCATGCTCATGGCCCCACTGGGCGCGATGATCATGCCGGCGCTCAGCATGTCGGCCCGCCAGTTCGGCCTGGTGGTCAGCGCCTATGCCTTCAGCGCCGGTCTTGCCGGCCTGCTTACTGCCGGCTTCGCCGATCGCTTCGATCGCAAGAAGCTGCTGCTGTTCTTCTATATGGGCTTTGTCGTTGGCACGCTCTGGTGCGGCCTGGCCAACAGCTTCGAGCTGTTGCTGCTGGCACGCATCGTGACCGGCATCTTTGCCGGGGTGATCGGCTCCATCGTCCTGGCGATCGCCGCCGACCTGTTCGCCCCGCAGTCCCGTGGCCGGGTCATGGGCGTGATCCAGACCGCTTTCGCCGCGAGCCAAGTGCTTGGCCTGCCGGTCGGTTTGTACCTGGCCAACCATTGGTCATGGCACGCGCCGTTCCTGCTGCTGGCAGCCCTCGGTCTGGCCGGCGGCCTGGTCATCCTGCTGGCCATGCGCCCGGTGGCCGATCATCTCACGGCACCGCAAGAGCACAGCGCCATGCGCCATCTGCTCAACACCCTCAGCACCCGGCGCCACTGGGCCGCGTTCGCGACCACTGCGCTGCTCACCACCGGCGGCTTCATGCTGATGCCGTTCAGCAGCGCCTACACCGTCAACAACCTGGGCATCGACATCACCAGCCTGCCCACCGTGTACCTGCTCACGGGCCTGTGCACCATCGTCACCGGCCCACTGATCGGCCGCGCCAGCGATGCCTTCGGCAAGCTGCCGGTGTTCTATGTCGGCAGCGCGCTGACCATTGTCATGGTGATCATCTATACCCACCTGCCGGTGGTCGCGCTGCCGGTGGTGATCCTGGTCAACGTCATTCTGTTCGTCGGCATCTTTTCCCGGCTGATCCCGTTCCAGGCCATGGTCGCAGGCGTGCCCGACCCGACCCACCGCGGCGCTTTCAATGCGGTCAGCTCGGCGATTCAGCAGTTGTCAGGGGGCTTTGCGTCGCTGATCGCCGGGCACATCGTGCTGATCGGCAGCGACGGCAAGCTGCAACATTTCGATGCGGTGGGCTACATTCTGGTGGCCACCACGCTGGTCGCGGGATTTCTGGCGTGGCAGGTCAAGCGGGGGCTGGATGCCCGCGCTTGA
- a CDS encoding sugar porter family MFS transporter has protein sequence MESINTLGKEVQRRPGLVIWIAVIAALGGLLFGYDTGIIGVALLGLGRQFALDDSLKQLVTGGIIFGALFGCLGSGPISDHFGRRRAIIMVGLVFAVGSLLSALSPSVPVLILSRFLLGLSAGSATQIIPVYIAEVAPPAHRGKLVVLFQFMVVFGITVAYFTGFGLGDHWRIMFGLGIVPALILLAGMFVLPESPRWLLVKNREQDAYNVLRQVRQTDEQARAEIEEIKTISLKQPEGEWRDLAKPWIRPALIVGASISMFSQITGNNALIYYAPTILTQAGFSDQMAVLATGCSTLLIVIMTMVGSVLVDRYGRRRYLLWMIPGSIIALALMGYLFMGGGPTTDGGRWLVVACLAAYLMLNCGGFGVCIWLINAEVYPLFVRGKGASVGAFSHWFFDLIVTLTTLSLVTWLGIAYTLWLYTGISLISLIFIYRCVPETKGRSLEDIEHALRNDQFYPYKAKKLASKVPVNA, from the coding sequence ATGGAATCCATCAATACGCTTGGCAAAGAGGTCCAGCGGCGGCCCGGGCTGGTCATCTGGATCGCCGTCATCGCCGCCCTCGGCGGTCTGCTGTTCGGCTATGACACCGGCATCATCGGCGTGGCCCTGCTGGGCCTGGGCCGACAATTCGCCCTGGATGACAGCCTCAAGCAACTGGTCACCGGCGGCATTATCTTCGGCGCGCTGTTCGGTTGCCTCGGCAGTGGGCCGATCTCCGATCATTTCGGCCGCCGCCGCGCGATCATCATGGTTGGCCTGGTGTTTGCGGTCGGCTCGCTGCTCTCGGCGCTGTCGCCGAGCGTGCCGGTGCTGATCCTTTCGCGCTTCCTGCTGGGCTTGAGCGCCGGCAGCGCGACGCAGATCATCCCGGTGTACATCGCCGAGGTGGCGCCGCCGGCGCACCGCGGCAAGCTGGTGGTGCTGTTCCAGTTCATGGTGGTATTCGGCATCACTGTCGCCTACTTCACCGGTTTCGGCCTGGGCGACCATTGGCGCATCATGTTCGGCCTGGGCATCGTGCCGGCGCTGATCCTTCTCGCAGGAATGTTCGTGCTGCCCGAGAGCCCACGCTGGCTGCTGGTGAAGAACCGCGAGCAAGACGCCTACAACGTGCTGCGCCAGGTCCGTCAGACCGACGAGCAGGCCCGCGCCGAGATCGAAGAAATCAAGACCATCAGCCTCAAGCAGCCCGAGGGCGAGTGGCGCGACCTGGCCAAGCCCTGGATTCGTCCGGCCCTGATCGTTGGCGCGAGCATCTCGATGTTCTCGCAGATCACCGGCAACAACGCGCTCATCTATTACGCGCCGACCATTCTCACCCAGGCCGGGTTTTCCGATCAGATGGCGGTGCTGGCCACCGGTTGCAGCACCTTGCTGATCGTGATCATGACCATGGTCGGCAGTGTGCTGGTGGACCGCTATGGACGTCGCCGCTACCTGCTGTGGATGATCCCCGGCTCGATCATTGCGCTGGCTTTGATGGGCTACCTGTTCATGGGCGGCGGCCCCACCACCGACGGCGGTCGCTGGCTGGTGGTGGCGTGCCTGGCGGCCTACCTGATGCTCAACTGTGGCGGCTTCGGTGTGTGTATCTGGCTGATCAACGCCGAGGTCTACCCCTTGTTCGTGCGCGGCAAAGGCGCCAGCGTCGGCGCGTTCAGCCACTGGTTCTTCGACCTGATCGTGACCCTCACCACACTGAGCCTGGTGACCTGGCTCGGGATTGCCTATACCTTGTGGCTATACACGGGTATCTCGCTGATCTCGTTGATCTTTATCTACCGCTGCGTGCCGGAAACCAAGGGCCGTTCGCTGGAAGACATCGAGCACGCCCTGCGCAACGACCAGTTCTATCCGTACAAGGCCAAGAAGCTGGCCAGCAAGGTGCCGGTCAACGCCTGA
- a CDS encoding DNA-binding protein, translating to MHGIRTAAQAKAWLDQQGKSVQEFAREHGVDPSTTYQVLAGRKKGRRGEAHRVAVLLGMKAGLETELEPGQR from the coding sequence ATGCACGGTATACGGACTGCCGCACAAGCCAAGGCCTGGCTCGATCAACAGGGGAAATCGGTTCAAGAGTTTGCCAGGGAGCACGGGGTTGACCCCTCGACGACCTATCAAGTGCTGGCCGGTCGAAAAAAGGGGCGTCGCGGCGAGGCCCACCGGGTGGCGGTGCTGCTAGGCATGAAAGCAGGGCTGGAGACGGAACTGGAACCTGGCCAACGATAG
- a CDS encoding DMT family transporter, whose product MTQRENQGMALGLLAVIIFSLTLPMTRLVVHDVNPVLAALGRALVAAVPAAVLLLWRKQRLPTRAQFKGLCLVVLGVILGFPMLSSWAMQTLPASHGALVNGLQPLMVALFAAWLSHERPSRAFWVCAALGSALVLAYAVIQGAGTVSAGDLLMLLAIILGGLGYAEGGRLARDMGGWQVICWALVLASPVLVAPVAWLAWHHQGEIATKSWWAFGYVSLFSQFIGFFAWYAGLAMGGIARVGQVQLLQIFFTMALSALFFGEHIDSFTWAFAAAVVATVVIGRKTAVKPAVAAETVQPQA is encoded by the coding sequence ATGACCCAGCGCGAAAACCAGGGCATGGCCCTCGGCCTGCTTGCAGTGATCATCTTCAGCCTGACCTTGCCCATGACGCGGCTGGTGGTGCATGACGTCAACCCGGTGCTGGCCGCCCTCGGCCGCGCACTGGTGGCGGCAGTACCCGCGGCCGTGTTGCTGCTGTGGCGCAAGCAAAGGCTGCCGACGCGCGCGCAGTTCAAAGGCCTGTGCCTGGTGGTGCTGGGGGTGATCCTCGGGTTTCCGATGCTATCGTCCTGGGCCATGCAGACGTTGCCGGCCTCCCACGGCGCGCTGGTCAACGGCTTGCAGCCGCTGATGGTTGCGTTGTTCGCCGCCTGGCTGTCCCACGAACGGCCGTCGCGGGCGTTCTGGGTGTGCGCTGCGCTGGGTAGCGCTCTGGTGCTGGCTTATGCCGTGATTCAGGGGGCAGGGACGGTCAGTGCCGGTGATCTGTTGATGCTGCTGGCTATCATCCTGGGTGGCCTGGGCTATGCCGAAGGCGGTCGACTGGCACGCGACATGGGCGGTTGGCAGGTGATCTGCTGGGCGCTGGTGCTGGCCAGCCCGGTACTGGTTGCACCGGTGGCGTGGTTGGCCTGGCATCATCAGGGCGAGATCGCGACGAAGTCGTGGTGGGCATTTGGCTACGTGTCGCTGTTTTCGCAGTTCATTGGCTTTTTCGCCTGGTACGCCGGGTTGGCCATGGGTGGCATTGCCCGGGTCGGTCAAGTGCAGTTGCTGCAGATATTCTTCACCATGGCGCTGTCGGCGCTGTTCTTTGGCGAGCACATCGACAGCTTTACCTGGGCCTTCGCCGCCGCTGTTGTCGCTACCGTCGTCATCGGCCGCAAAACGGCAGTCAAGCCCGCCGTAGCCGCCGAGACCGTGCAACCGCAGGCTTAA
- the uvrY gene encoding UvrY/SirA/GacA family response regulator transcription factor gives MIRVLVVDDHDLVRTGITRMLADIDGLQVIGQAESGEQALHFARELKPDVILMDVKMPGIGGLEATRKLQLSYPDIKVVAVTVCEEDPFPTRLLQAGAAGYLTKGAGLEEMVQAIRLVFAGQRYISPQIAQQLALKSFQPQTTQSPFDLLSEREIQIALMIVGCQKVQTISDKLCLSPKTVNTYRYRIFEKLGVTSDVELTLLAVRHGMVDASA, from the coding sequence TTGATCAGGGTACTGGTAGTCGACGATCATGATCTGGTTCGCACGGGCATCACGCGTATGTTGGCCGACATCGACGGCCTGCAGGTGATAGGGCAGGCCGAATCCGGCGAACAGGCTCTGCATTTCGCCCGCGAACTCAAACCCGACGTGATCCTCATGGACGTCAAGATGCCTGGCATCGGCGGGCTTGAAGCCACTCGCAAGCTGCAGCTCAGCTATCCGGACATCAAGGTGGTCGCGGTTACCGTGTGCGAGGAAGATCCGTTTCCCACGCGCCTGCTGCAAGCCGGCGCGGCGGGTTACCTGACCAAGGGCGCCGGCCTCGAGGAAATGGTTCAGGCGATCCGCCTGGTGTTCGCCGGGCAGCGCTATATCAGCCCGCAGATCGCTCAGCAGCTGGCGCTCAAGTCGTTCCAGCCGCAAACTACCCAATCGCCGTTCGATCTGCTCTCCGAGCGCGAAATCCAGATCGCCCTGATGATCGTCGGCTGCCAGAAAGTCCAGACCATCTCCGACAAGCTGTGCCTGTCCCCCAAGACCGTGAATACCTACCGCTACCGCATCTTTGAAAAGTTGGGTGTCACCAGCGACGTGGAATTGACCCTGTTGGCGGTGCGACATGGCATGGTGGACGCCAGCGCCTGA
- the uvrC gene encoding excinuclease ABC subunit UvrC — MTVIFDPSAFLSTCSGRPGVYRMFDADARLLYVGKAKNLKKRLASYFRKTGLAPKTAALVGRIAQVETTITANETEALLLEQTLIKEHRPPYNILLRDDKSYPYVYLSDNAYPRLSIHRGAKKGKGRYFGPYPSAGAIRESLSLLQKTFLVRQCEDSFFKNRTRPCLQYQIKRCKGPCVGLVEPAEYAEDVRHSVMFLEGRSNQLTDELSASMEKAAMNLEFETAAQLRDQIGLLRRVQDQQSMEGGSGDVDVVAAFINPGGACVHLISVRAGRVLGSKNFFPQVGIEEEVAEVMSAFLAQYYLGNAERELPSELIVNVVHEDFDALVSAVDTLRGRELTISHRVRGTRARWQQLAVTNAEQALGARLANRQHVAARFEALAEVLKLDEAPQRLECYDISHSSGEATVASCVVFGPEGPIKSDYRRYNIEGVTAGDDYAAMHQALTRRFGKIKDGEGKLPDVLLVDGGKGQLNMARDVLNELAVPDLILLGVAKGTTRKAGFETLYLNDVAHEFTLRGDSPALHLIQQIRDEAHRFAITGHRARRGKARRTSTLEGVAGVGPTRRRDLLKHFGGLQELGRASVEEIAKAPGISKKLAESIYANLHSE, encoded by the coding sequence ATGACCGTAATCTTCGACCCAAGTGCCTTTCTTTCTACCTGCAGCGGCCGTCCCGGCGTCTACCGCATGTTCGATGCCGACGCGCGCCTGCTCTACGTCGGCAAGGCCAAAAACCTCAAAAAGCGTCTGGCCAGCTATTTTCGCAAGACTGGCCTGGCGCCCAAGACCGCCGCGCTGGTGGGGCGCATCGCCCAGGTCGAGACCACCATCACCGCCAACGAAACCGAGGCGCTGCTGCTCGAACAGACCCTGATCAAGGAGCATCGGCCGCCCTACAACATCCTGTTGCGTGATGACAAATCCTACCCCTACGTCTATCTCTCGGATAATGCCTACCCGCGCCTGAGCATTCACCGCGGGGCGAAGAAGGGCAAAGGCCGATATTTCGGGCCGTACCCCAGCGCCGGGGCGATTCGCGAGAGCCTCAGCCTGCTGCAGAAGACTTTTCTGGTGCGTCAGTGCGAAGACAGTTTCTTCAAGAACCGCACCCGCCCGTGCCTGCAGTACCAGATCAAGCGCTGCAAGGGGCCGTGCGTGGGCCTGGTCGAGCCGGCGGAATACGCCGAGGACGTGCGTCACTCGGTGATGTTCCTGGAAGGGCGCAGCAACCAGCTCACCGACGAACTCTCGGCAAGCATGGAAAAAGCTGCGATGAACCTTGAGTTCGAGACGGCCGCGCAGTTGCGCGACCAGATCGGCCTGCTGCGCCGCGTCCAGGACCAGCAGAGCATGGAGGGCGGCAGTGGCGACGTCGACGTGGTCGCCGCCTTCATCAACCCGGGCGGCGCCTGTGTGCACCTGATCAGCGTGCGCGCCGGCCGCGTGCTCGGCAGCAAGAATTTCTTCCCGCAGGTGGGTATCGAAGAGGAGGTCGCCGAAGTGATGTCGGCATTCCTCGCCCAGTACTATCTGGGCAACGCCGAGCGCGAGCTGCCCAGCGAGCTTATCGTCAACGTGGTTCACGAGGATTTCGACGCACTGGTCTCGGCGGTCGACACCTTGCGTGGCCGCGAGCTGACCATCAGCCATCGCGTGCGCGGCACCCGCGCACGCTGGCAACAGCTGGCGGTGACCAACGCCGAACAGGCGCTGGGTGCGCGTCTAGCCAACCGCCAGCATGTAGCCGCACGGTTCGAAGCCCTGGCTGAAGTGCTCAAGCTCGACGAAGCCCCGCAGCGTCTTGAGTGCTACGACATCAGCCACTCCAGCGGCGAGGCCACTGTGGCATCGTGTGTGGTGTTCGGCCCCGAAGGTCCGATCAAATCCGATTACCGCCGCTACAACATCGAGGGCGTGACCGCCGGCGACGACTATGCTGCCATGCACCAGGCCCTGACCCGGCGTTTCGGCAAGATCAAGGATGGCGAGGGCAAGCTGCCCGACGTGCTGCTGGTGGACGGCGGCAAAGGTCAGCTGAACATGGCGCGTGACGTCCTGAACGAGCTGGCCGTGCCGGACCTGATCCTGCTCGGCGTGGCCAAGGGCACCACCCGCAAGGCTGGCTTTGAAACCCTCTACCTCAACGATGTCGCCCACGAGTTCACCTTGCGCGGCGACTCTCCGGCGCTTCACCTGATCCAGCAGATCCGCGACGAGGCCCACCGGTTTGCCATCACCGGTCACCGCGCTCGCCGCGGCAAGGCCCGGCGCACTTCCACCCTCGAAGGGGTGGCCGGTGTCGGACCGACCCGCCGGCGCGATCTGCTCAAGCATTTCGGAGGCTTGCAGGAGTTGGGCAGGGCCAGCGTGGAAGAAATCGCCAAGGCACCAGGAATCAGTAAAAAGCTTGCCGAGTCGATTTATGCGAACCTGCACAGCGAGTAG
- a CDS encoding GNAT family N-acetyltransferase has product MSLHIRPAQPSDAEQILAFITELADYERARHEVIASVEDIQRTLFGADATAHGLMCLKDNQPIGFAVYFFNYSTRQGRNGLYLEDLYVSPSQRGSGAGKALLKQLAREACAKGCGRFEWSVLDWNEPAIQFYKSIGALPQDEWVRYRMEGDGLRRFAEAD; this is encoded by the coding sequence TTGTCCCTGCACATCCGCCCTGCCCAGCCCAGCGACGCTGAGCAAATCCTCGCCTTCATTACCGAACTGGCCGACTACGAACGTGCTCGCCACGAAGTGATCGCCAGCGTCGAAGACATCCAGCGCACGCTGTTCGGTGCCGATGCGACGGCACATGGCCTGATGTGCCTGAAAGACAACCAGCCGATTGGTTTCGCGGTGTATTTCTTCAACTACTCCACTCGGCAAGGACGTAACGGGCTCTATCTGGAAGACCTGTACGTCAGCCCGTCGCAGCGCGGCAGCGGCGCTGGCAAGGCCTTGCTCAAGCAGCTGGCGCGGGAAGCCTGCGCCAAGGGTTGCGGGCGTTTCGAATGGAGCGTACTCGACTGGAACGAACCGGCCATCCAGTTCTACAAGTCCATCGGCGCGCTGCCGCAGGACGAGTGGGTCCGCTACCGTATGGAAGGTGACGGCCTGCGTCGGTTCGCCGAAGCGGATTAA
- a CDS encoding peptidylprolyl isomerase, with product MPKATARHILVSSEEKCNELKAQIEGGADFGEVAKANSSCPSSRQGGDLGSFGPGQMVKEFDTVVFSAPVNTVQGPVKTQFGYHLLEVTSRQD from the coding sequence ATGCCTAAAGCAACCGCCCGCCACATCCTGGTTTCCAGCGAAGAAAAATGTAACGAACTCAAGGCCCAGATCGAAGGCGGCGCCGATTTCGGCGAAGTGGCCAAGGCCAACTCCAGCTGCCCTTCGAGCCGTCAAGGCGGCGACCTGGGCTCGTTCGGCCCTGGCCAGATGGTCAAGGAATTCGACACCGTGGTCTTCAGCGCCCCGGTCAATACCGTGCAAGGCCCGGTCAAGACCCAGTTTGGCTACCACCTGCTGGAAGTGACCAGCCGCCAGGACTGA
- a CDS encoding helix-turn-helix domain-containing protein: MTGIGPRLRQERERLGMTQKVFGLIGGVEPNAQGRYESGERAPKADYLAKVARHGVDVLYVLTGQRSPMLLEHLDNGEERVLDSYRVLPREGQEALQHMAISLAEMSANYSVKTPRKLKNQIKDV; this comes from the coding sequence ATGACTGGAATTGGTCCGCGCCTGCGGCAAGAGCGTGAACGGCTGGGCATGACCCAGAAGGTCTTCGGGCTGATCGGCGGTGTCGAGCCGAATGCCCAAGGCAGGTATGAAAGTGGCGAGCGCGCGCCCAAGGCCGATTATCTGGCCAAGGTTGCACGCCACGGCGTAGACGTGCTCTATGTGCTAACCGGGCAGCGTTCACCGATGCTCCTCGAGCATCTGGACAACGGCGAGGAGCGCGTATTGGACAGTTACAGGGTGCTGCCGAGGGAGGGTCAGGAGGCTTTGCAGCACATGGCCATTAGCCTCGCGGAAATGTCTGCTAACTATTCGGTAAAGACCCCGCGCAAGCTGAAAAACCAGATCAAGGACGTTTGA
- a CDS encoding carbon-nitrogen hydrolase family protein, translating to MPDLTLAAAQYSCIAGDLAANLARHLILMDEAGRQGIDLLLFPELSLTGYEPQLAAGLALAPDAALLQPLRERARQLRMDTTVGLPIRLPGSTKVLIAALTLHGDGRQSLYCKQHLHPGEEKVFSPGTGGAALRYGERRIALAVCADFAQERHVAAAAEAGAQVYAASVLVSETGYAHDSALLQGYARRHHLGLLMANHGGPSGGWTCAGRSAFWGPDGEKVVAAPGVGNCLVLVRASQAGWQGQVVDLPRLNLG from the coding sequence ATGCCCGACCTGACCCTTGCCGCCGCTCAATACAGCTGCATTGCGGGTGATCTTGCGGCCAACCTGGCCCGCCACCTCATCCTCATGGACGAGGCCGGCAGGCAGGGTATCGACCTGCTGCTGTTCCCCGAACTGTCACTGACCGGCTATGAGCCGCAGCTCGCTGCCGGGCTTGCCCTGGCGCCCGACGCGGCGCTGTTGCAGCCGCTGCGCGAGCGCGCCCGGCAGCTGCGCATGGATACCACGGTGGGCCTGCCGATCCGCCTGCCCGGCAGCACAAAGGTGTTGATCGCGGCCTTGACCTTGCACGGCGATGGCCGCCAGTCGCTGTACTGCAAACAGCACCTGCACCCCGGCGAGGAGAAGGTCTTCAGCCCTGGGACAGGAGGCGCCGCGCTGCGCTACGGCGAGCGACGCATTGCCCTGGCCGTGTGTGCCGACTTTGCCCAAGAGCGCCATGTCGCCGCCGCCGCTGAGGCCGGCGCCCAGGTGTATGCCGCCAGCGTGTTGGTCAGCGAAACTGGCTACGCTCATGACAGTGCGCTGCTGCAGGGCTACGCCCGGCGCCACCACCTGGGCTTGCTCATGGCCAATCACGGCGGGCCGTCGGGCGGCTGGACCTGCGCCGGGCGCAGCGCTTTCTGGGGCCCGGACGGCGAGAAGGTGGTGGCCGCGCCCGGCGTCGGCAACTGCCTGGTACTCGTCCGGGCCTCCCAGGCAGGCTGGCAAGGGCAGGTGGTCGATCTGCCCAGGTTGAACCTCGGCTGA
- a CDS encoding GNAT family N-acetyltransferase: MQIWLDPAGAADLPPARALARRGMLPYYIAYDLLWQDQAFDDTWHWREQRVVRDGPRWLGFLSLSADRRALYIRELHLLEAVRGQGVGAQVLDLVLAMARERKLALVRLTVFKSNRAQRLYARHGFVQVGEDDCFYRMERPAPG, encoded by the coding sequence ATGCAGATCTGGCTGGACCCCGCGGGCGCGGCGGACTTGCCCCCGGCCCGAGCGTTGGCACGCCGCGGCATGCTGCCCTATTACATTGCCTACGACCTGCTCTGGCAGGACCAGGCTTTCGACGACACCTGGCACTGGCGCGAACAGCGCGTGGTGCGCGACGGCCCGCGCTGGCTGGGGTTTCTCAGCCTCAGCGCCGACCGCCGTGCCCTGTATATCCGCGAGCTGCACCTGCTCGAAGCCGTACGCGGGCAGGGCGTCGGGGCCCAGGTGCTGGACCTGGTGCTGGCGATGGCCCGCGAGCGCAAGCTGGCGCTGGTGCGCCTGACCGTGTTCAAGAGCAATCGAGCGCAACGCCTGTACGCGCGGCATGGCTTCGTCCAGGTCGGTGAGGACGATTGCTTCTACCGCATGGAGCGTCCAGCGCCAGGTTGA
- a CDS encoding 3-deoxy-7-phosphoheptulonate synthase — MNTVNTALPHNLTLAANTSVSRRLPSALALKLQLPLSAALSAQVHRHRQAIRDILDAKDPRLLVIVGPCSLHDPQSAMEYAARLARLANEVSGEMLLVMRAYVEKPRTTVGWKGLAYDPRLDGSDDMVGGLTLCRELMLAMLALGLPIASELLQPMAAGYFDDLLGWVAIGARTTESQIHREMASGLGLPVGFKNGTDGSVGIACDAMRSAAHGHRHFGVDPQGHPAIIETAGNPDTHLVLRGGHGGPNYDRASIAQVHQALGRAAIAARILVDCSHANSGKDPARQPQVFNAVLEQRLEGDRSLVGMMLEGHLFDGCQALGGELRYGVSVTDGCLGWDSTERLLRDAARRLRMGAQSLAG; from the coding sequence ATGAACACCGTCAACACCGCCCTGCCGCACAACCTCACCCTCGCCGCCAACACCTCGGTCAGCCGCCGCCTGCCCAGCGCGCTTGCGCTGAAGTTGCAACTGCCGCTGTCCGCCGCCCTGAGCGCCCAGGTCCACCGCCATCGCCAGGCGATACGGGATATTCTCGACGCCAAAGACCCGCGCCTGCTGGTGATCGTCGGCCCCTGCTCGCTGCACGATCCGCAATCGGCCATGGAGTACGCTGCCCGCCTGGCACGCCTGGCCAATGAAGTGAGCGGTGAAATGCTGCTGGTGATGCGCGCCTATGTGGAAAAACCACGCACCACGGTCGGCTGGAAAGGCCTGGCCTACGACCCGCGCCTGGATGGCAGCGACGACATGGTTGGCGGCCTGACCCTGTGCCGTGAATTGATGCTGGCCATGCTCGCGTTGGGCTTGCCGATTGCCAGTGAGTTGCTGCAACCGATGGCCGCAGGCTATTTCGACGACCTGCTCGGCTGGGTGGCCATCGGCGCGCGCACCACCGAATCGCAGATCCACCGGGAAATGGCCAGCGGCCTGGGCCTGCCGGTCGGTTTCAAGAACGGCACGGACGGCAGTGTCGGCATCGCCTGCGACGCCATGCGCAGCGCTGCCCATGGCCACCGCCACTTCGGCGTCGACCCTCAGGGTCACCCGGCGATCATCGAAACCGCCGGCAATCCCGACACCCATCTGGTGCTGCGCGGCGGCCATGGCGGGCCGAACTACGACCGCGCCAGTATCGCCCAGGTCCATCAAGCCCTGGGGCGCGCAGCGATTGCCGCGCGGATTCTGGTCGACTGCAGCCATGCCAACAGCGGCAAGGATCCGGCGCGCCAGCCGCAGGTGTTCAACGCGGTGCTCGAACAGCGGCTGGAAGGGGATCGTTCACTGGTCGGCATGATGCTTGAGGGCCATCTGTTCGACGGCTGCCAGGCACTGGGGGGCGAACTGCGCTACGGCGTGTCGGTGACGGACGGCTGCCTGGGCTGGGACAGCACCGAGCGGTTGCTGCGCGATGCCGCCCGGCGGTTGCGCATGGGCGCGCAAAGCCTGGCAGGTTAG